A window of Kineococcus sp. NBC_00420 genomic DNA:
GGACGGCGGTCTGCCAGTGCGGGGACTGCGCGGGCGGGGTGAGGAGGTCCCGTTGCAGGCCTTCGGCGATGCGCTGCTGCTGACCGTAGAGACGGGCGTTGTCCAGGGCCAGCGCCGCGCGTTCGGCGACCCCGGAGGCCGTGGCGACGTCCTCGGAGTCGAAACCCCGTCGCTGCCGGCCCCGGGCGAGGGTGACCAGGCCGACGGTCCGGCCGCGGGCCCGCAACGGCAGCACGATCGCCGACCGCGGGTCCAGCGCCCGGGCGTGGTCCTGCGCCTCACCGGGGCCGAGGACGGCGCAGATCGCGTCGACCGCGGGTTCGGGCAGCACCACGGGGCGGCCGCTGCGGATGGCGTCCTGCACGTAGGACGTGCCCTCGGCACCGCGCAGCGACCGCAACCGGGTGCGCGCGTAGTCCTCGATGAGCCCCTGCCGGGCGGGGTCGACGTGCTGGGTCCCGACGTCGCGCAGCTCACCGTTCTCGTCGACGAGGGTGACGATGCACCAGTCCCCCAGCACCGGGACGAGGACCCCGGAGAGCCGCGCGACGGCCGTCTCCGCGTCCAGCGTCCCGGACAGGTGCGCACCGACGCCGGCGAGGAGCTGCACCTGCAGCGCAGCGCGTTCCGCGGCCTCCTCGGCGGCACGACGGGCCGCGGCGGGCAGCAGCAGGACGCTGGTCCCGGCCCCGTCGGGCCAGGCGCGCAGCTCGCACCACACGGCCAGCGGGTCGGGGTGCAGGAGCTCCAGGCTCGCGGAGTTCCCCGTGCGCGCGACCTCGAGGAGGACGGCGTCGAGTTGGGAACCGGCCGAGAGCGGGAAGACGTCCCCGAAGTTCCGCCCGAGCAGTTCCGAGCGCGGTCGCCCGATCAGCCGTTCGGCCTCGGCGTTGAGGTGGCGCAGGACGCGGTCGCCGTCGAGGGCGTAGTAGGCGGCGGGCAGGGACTCGAGGGCGCTCGCGAGACCGAGGACGTGGTCGCGGGTGGTGTCGTAGGCGACACCGAGCAACCGTTGCGGGACACCACCCTCGACCAGGACGCGCGCGCGGACCCCCATCCAGCCGAGGCTCCCGTCGCGACGACGGAACCGGAACTCGTGGTGGAGCGGCTCACCGGTGCGCACGGCGGTGGTGACGGCGTCGCGGAACTCGACGAGGTCGCCGGCGACGACGACGTCCTGCAGCCGGGCCTCGTAGCCCCGGGCCGTGGTGTCCTCGGGGTGCTCGAACAACGCGGCGAGGGCGTCGTCGGCCACGAGCCGGGCCGCGCCGAGGTCGTACTCGAACGACGCGACTCCCGCGGCCTCCATGGCCAGGTCGAGACGGACGCGGGTCGGGTCCAGCACGGGCGTCGTACCTCCCTCACGGTTCGCGTGACCTGCCGACTGTACTGGCCGGACGGGCTCCTCCCGGGGTCCTCACGCGGACCCGGGCTCCTCGCCCAGCGCCTCCTCGACCCGCCGGAGCAGCTGCAGCAGCGAACGGCGGTCCGGGGGTTCGAGGACCGCGAAGGCCCGGGCCGCGCTGTCCCGCGAGCGCCGGCCCAGCTCCTCGAGGACCCCGGTGCCCGCGGGGGTCAGTTCCAGCAGCAGCGAGCGACGGTTCCCGGGGTCGGTGGCGCGGCGCAGCAGGCCGGCCTCCTCGAGCGGGTCGACGAGGTCGGTGAGCGAACGCGGCGCGATGTGCAGGCGGGCGGCGACCTCGCCCATCCGGGGCGGGGTGGCGCAGCGGCCGACGACGCGCAGGACCCGGCCCTGGGCGGGGGTGATGGCGAGGTCCTCGACGTCGCCGTGGCTGCGTCGGCGCAGGCGCCACTGCACGGAGCGCAGCGTCTCGAGGAGTTCGCCGTCCAGGTCGTCCACGTCGACACCCTACCGGATCGTGAGGTAGCCTCATCGTGAGGTATCCACACGATCTGTTTGGAGGTGGGCCCGTGCGCGGAGATCCCAACCGCGATCCCTTCCGGCCCGGCAAGGCCGACACGTCCGACCCGGGCCGCCCCCAGCGCGACGAGGTGCGCCGGGTCCTGCGGCTCTTCCACCCGCACCGCCGGACGCTGGCCGTCGTCGGCGTTCTCATCGTCTTCTCCGCCGTCACCGGCGTCGCGTCACCGTTCCTCATCCGCGAGGTCGTCGACGTCGCCCTGCCGGACGGGAACCTGCACCTGCTGGCCTGGCTCGCGGCCGGGCTCATCGGCATCGTCGCGGTCAGCACCGCGCTCGACGTCGTGCAGGGACTGCTCACCACCCGGGTCGGGCAGGCCGTCATGCACGGTCTGCGGACCGCGCTCTACACGCACCTGCAGCGCATGTCGCTGGGGTTCTTCGCCCGCACCCGCACCGGTGAGGTCCAGTCGCGCATCGCCAACGACATCGGCGCGATGCAGACCGTCGTCACCTCCACGGGCGCGGACCTCGTCCAGAACCTCGCGACCGTCGTCGTCACCGTCGTCGCGATGCTCGCGCTGGACTGGCGGCTCGCGCTGTTCTCGTTCTGCGTGCTGCCCTTCTCGGTGTGGCTGAACCGCCGCGTCGGTCGGTTGCGCCGACGCATCACGGCCCGACGCCAGCGCCAGCTCGCGGAGATGTCGGCCACCGTCGAGGAGACGTTGTCGATCTCCGGGATCCTGCTGACCCGCACGACCGGGCGCACCCCCGAGGTCGTCGAACGGTTCACCCGGCAGTCCGACGAGGTCGCCGCCCTCGAGGTGGGGTCGGAGATGGCCGGCCGCTGGCAGTGGTCGCTCATCACCCTGACCATGGCGGCCGTCCCCGCCCTCACCTACCTCCTCGGCGGCTGGATCCGGGGAACGGGCACGGCCCTGAGCATCGGGACCCTCGTCGCCCTCGTCACGTTGCAGGGGCAGCTGTTCCGGCCGCTGGGGGCGCTGCTGCGGATCGTCGTGCGCCTGCACGCCTCGATGGCGTTGTTCGCGCGGGTCTTCGAGTACCTGGACACCCCGCCCGAGGTCGTCGAACGTCCCGACGCCGTCGCCCTCGAGGACCCCCGCGGGCACGTGCGGTTCTCCGACGTCACCTTCGCCTACCCCGGCGCCGAGACCGACACCGTGACCGGGATCGACCTGGACGTGCCGGCGGGTTCCTCGCTGGCCGTCGTCGGCGCGACCGGTTCGGGGAAGACGACGCTCGGGTACCTGCTGTCGCGGTTGTACGACGTCGGCTCCGGCGCGGTGACGATCGACGGTCACGACGTCCGGGAACTCACCGCGCGCTCGCTGTCCGACACCGTCGGCGTCGTCACCCAGGAGACGTTCCTGCTGCACGCCAGCGTCGCCGACAACCTGCGCTTCGCGAAGCCCGACGCGACCGACGACGAGCTGCGGAACGCGGCCCGGATCGCCCAGGTCGACGACGTCATCAGCGCGCTGCCGCAGGGCTACGACACCGTCGTGGGGGAACGGGGGTACCGGTTCTCCGGTGGTGAGAAGCAGCGGATCGCGCTGGCCCGCACCGTGTTGCGCGACCCACCGGTGCTGCTGCTGGACGAGGCGACGTCCGCGCTGGACACCCGGACCGAGCGGGCGATGGCCGCCGCGCTGGAGCGGTTGTCGAGCGGACGCACCACCGTGACGATCGCGCACCGGCTCTCGACCGTCCGCGACGCGGACCAGATCGTGGTCCTCGACCACGGCCGCATCGTCGAACGCGGGAAGCACGCGGACCTGCTCGCCGCGGGTGGGCGCTACGCCGAACTCGTCGCCGCCGACGAGGCGCGCGCGGAACTGGTCCAGTAGGAGGTGCCCCGGGGAGCGGTCTCCCCGGCTCCGCGCCGCCCTCGTCGAGGGTGCGCACGACGCGACGTGCAGGAAGACGTGGCAGGAAATCGACCGGACACGGCGTTCCTGCCCCTCCTCCCCGCCGGCGCCGTCCACCACGCTGACCTCGTGACCTCCCCCACCCCGCGACCCGCACCCGACCTCCCGGCCACCTCGGCCGCTGGTGCCCACGCAGCGATCCGCGTGGGCATCGTGCTCTTCGACGAGGTGGAGGTGCTGGACGCCTGCGGCCCCTTCGAGGTGTTCGGCGTCGCCAACCGCCTCGCCGCCCGCGCCGGGCGACCCGCCCCCTTCGAGCTGGCCCTCATCGCCACCGGAAGGCGTGTCGACGCGCCTCCGGGAGCACGGGCCCGCGGGGGGCTGCGACTGGGCGCCGACCACCACCTCGACGACGCCCCCACCTGTGACGTGGTCCTGGTCCCCGGCGGCGTGGTGGACGACGCGGCCCGGGACCGGGAGCTGCTGGCGTGGCTGCAGCGCAGCCGCAGCCACGCCCGCGTGATCGCTTCCGTGTGCACCGGCGCCTTCGTCCTCGCGGCCGCGGGCCTGCTCGACCACCGCCCCGTCACCACCCACTGGGAGGACGTCGACGACCTGCGCGCCCGCTGGCCCCACCTGCACGTGCGGGACGACGTGCGCTTCGTCGACCACGGCGACCTGGCCACCAGCGCCGGCATCAGCGCCGCCCTCGACCTCGCCCTGCACCTGGTGGCCCGACTCGCCGGTCACGACCTGGCCGTGGCCACCGCACGCCAGATGGACTACGCCTGGCGCCGGGACCCGGACGAGACCAGCGCCTCGGCGTGAACGCACCGGGCACGGCGACGCCGGACCCGCGTTCGGCGTCGCCGTGCCCGGATCAGGAGGTGGGGCGCTTGGCCGCCGCGACGGCGTCCTCGGCCCGCTGCAACAACGAACGCACGCCGGTGTCGAAGGGTGAGCGGCACTCCAGCGGCGTGGCGCGCACGACGGCGACGGTGACGCCGACGTCGGGGTCGTCGCCGCGTCGACCGCGGGTGGGCAGCGGAGTGGGCGGGGTCCAGCCGGTGACCGCACGGGCGAGGCGGGCGGCCTCCTCCTCGTCGAGGCCGGGGAGCACGACGGCGAACTCGTCCGCGCCGAGGCGGCCGGCCGTCGCGCTCGGCGGCAGCGCGGCGCGCAGGTGCGCGGCGAAGGCGATGAGGACGGCGTCGCCGGTGGCCAGGCCGTAGGAGTCGTTGACGGCGCGGAAGCCGTCGAGGTCCGTGGCGAGCACCCAGACCGGCTCGTCGTTCTCGGCGGCGGCGGTGAGGGCCGCGGCGAGACGTTCCTGCAGCAGGCTGCGGGCGGCGACGCCGGTGAGCGAGTCGCGGTGGGTGGCCTTCGCGATCTGCGAGGCCCGGTCCCGCAGGGCCCGGGTCGCGGCGCGCAACGACTGCTCGAGCTCGCGGACCGGGGTGATGTCGCGGCTGACGAGGATCGCGCCGACGTAGCCGCCGCCGGGATCGAGGACGGCGGTCGCCGCGCTGTCGACGACGATCTCGCGGCCGCCGTGGGTCGTGAGCTGCACCTCCACGCCGTACCAGGGTTCCCCCGCGACGAGGGCCGTCCGCATCGCGTCGAGGTCACCGGGGTTCCCCACGCTGC
This region includes:
- a CDS encoding SpoIIE family protein phosphatase, with amino-acid sequence MLDPTRVRLDLAMEAAGVASFEYDLGAARLVADDALAALFEHPEDTTARGYEARLQDVVVAGDLVEFRDAVTTAVRTGEPLHHEFRFRRRDGSLGWMGVRARVLVEGGVPQRLLGVAYDTTRDHVLGLASALESLPAAYYALDGDRVLRHLNAEAERLIGRPRSELLGRNFGDVFPLSAGSQLDAVLLEVARTGNSASLELLHPDPLAVWCELRAWPDGAGTSVLLLPAAARRAAEEAAERAALQVQLLAGVGAHLSGTLDAETAVARLSGVLVPVLGDWCIVTLVDENGELRDVGTQHVDPARQGLIEDYARTRLRSLRGAEGTSYVQDAIRSGRPVVLPEPAVDAICAVLGPGEAQDHARALDPRSAIVLPLRARGRTVGLVTLARGRQRRGFDSEDVATASGVAERAALALDNARLYGQQQRIAEGLQRDLLTPPAQSPHWQTAVRYLPAAQAAQVGGDWYDAFPQPDGATTLVIGDVVGHDIGAAAAMGQLRNLLRGIAFAAPDGPSGLLSRLDAAIEGLGVETLATALVGRLEPRRDGVFLEFSSAGHPSPVMLRAGGVVVPLVVADGRDGPDLLLGIDPATARHDGELLLRSGDTILFHTDGLVERRDQSVEVGTARLLEAVSRHVDLGLEELCDVLLRELLPAHPEDDVALVAVRIR
- a CDS encoding MarR family winged helix-turn-helix transcriptional regulator → MDDLDGELLETLRSVQWRLRRRSHGDVEDLAITPAQGRVLRVVGRCATPPRMGEVAARLHIAPRSLTDLVDPLEEAGLLRRATDPGNRRSLLLELTPAGTGVLEELGRRSRDSAARAFAVLEPPDRRSLLQLLRRVEEALGEEPGSA
- a CDS encoding ABC transporter ATP-binding protein, which produces MRGDPNRDPFRPGKADTSDPGRPQRDEVRRVLRLFHPHRRTLAVVGVLIVFSAVTGVASPFLIREVVDVALPDGNLHLLAWLAAGLIGIVAVSTALDVVQGLLTTRVGQAVMHGLRTALYTHLQRMSLGFFARTRTGEVQSRIANDIGAMQTVVTSTGADLVQNLATVVVTVVAMLALDWRLALFSFCVLPFSVWLNRRVGRLRRRITARRQRQLAEMSATVEETLSISGILLTRTTGRTPEVVERFTRQSDEVAALEVGSEMAGRWQWSLITLTMAAVPALTYLLGGWIRGTGTALSIGTLVALVTLQGQLFRPLGALLRIVVRLHASMALFARVFEYLDTPPEVVERPDAVALEDPRGHVRFSDVTFAYPGAETDTVTGIDLDVPAGSSLAVVGATGSGKTTLGYLLSRLYDVGSGAVTIDGHDVRELTARSLSDTVGVVTQETFLLHASVADNLRFAKPDATDDELRNAARIAQVDDVISALPQGYDTVVGERGYRFSGGEKQRIALARTVLRDPPVLLLDEATSALDTRTERAMAAALERLSSGRTTVTIAHRLSTVRDADQIVVLDHGRIVERGKHADLLAAGGRYAELVAADEARAELVQ
- a CDS encoding DJ-1/PfpI family protein; the protein is MTSPTPRPAPDLPATSAAGAHAAIRVGIVLFDEVEVLDACGPFEVFGVANRLAARAGRPAPFELALIATGRRVDAPPGARARGGLRLGADHHLDDAPTCDVVLVPGGVVDDAARDRELLAWLQRSRSHARVIASVCTGAFVLAAAGLLDHRPVTTHWEDVDDLRARWPHLHVRDDVRFVDHGDLATSAGISAALDLALHLVARLAGHDLAVATARQMDYAWRRDPDETSASA
- a CDS encoding sensor domain-containing diguanylate cyclase, which encodes MQLEQRDVASRFLDRFPDPTWSLDRDGLLVGWNTAAENVFGRTAGEVLGTPVLDVLGQVPPSTGPVELHDSLGRLVHGAVVTWDVDEVRHTALRVSTGDAGVVSRRLLEGLLEHVSDAIVTIDAEGLVLSLNKGAEKLYGVTAHDATGRSARSLARSVGNPGDLDAMRTALVAGEPWYGVEVQLTTHGGREIVVDSAATAVLDPGGGYVGAILVSRDITPVRELEQSLRAATRALRDRASQIAKATHRDSLTGVAARSLLQERLAAALTAAAENDEPVWVLATDLDGFRAVNDSYGLATGDAVLIAFAAHLRAALPPSATAGRLGADEFAVVLPGLDEEEAARLARAVTGWTPPTPLPTRGRRGDDPDVGVTVAVVRATPLECRSPFDTGVRSLLQRAEDAVAAAKRPTS